One genomic region from Burkholderia latens encodes:
- a CDS encoding DUF4136 domain-containing protein, with protein sequence MKREWIQRGAGWVAGLCVALLAGCTSYVTTQVTAFSDWSGSDATRTYAFTRTDAQKHSIEQSTYEPIVANELSAYAFRPVPAAQARYLVGLTYGVGSDLVTVPQPVYYDPWFMGPGPYWRGGPWGPWGPWGGMPAGYVAQTYQVFDYTLGIRITERATGKEVYNVTARTTGDNGALLYAMPFLARSALADFPLSNGAIRTVRLPVDKRGGPAAPAANERAVPAAPASGAAAPK encoded by the coding sequence ATGAAACGCGAATGGATACAACGCGGTGCGGGCTGGGTGGCGGGGCTGTGCGTGGCGCTGCTCGCGGGCTGCACGAGCTATGTGACGACACAGGTCACGGCCTTCTCGGACTGGAGCGGCAGCGACGCCACACGCACGTACGCGTTCACGCGCACCGACGCGCAGAAACACAGCATCGAGCAGTCGACCTACGAGCCGATCGTCGCAAACGAATTGTCTGCGTACGCGTTTCGTCCGGTGCCGGCCGCGCAGGCGCGCTATCTGGTCGGGCTGACGTACGGCGTCGGCAGCGATCTGGTGACGGTGCCGCAGCCCGTCTACTACGACCCGTGGTTCATGGGGCCGGGGCCGTACTGGCGGGGCGGCCCGTGGGGCCCGTGGGGGCCCTGGGGCGGGATGCCGGCCGGCTATGTCGCGCAAACCTATCAGGTGTTCGACTACACGCTCGGGATCCGGATCACCGAGCGCGCGACCGGCAAGGAGGTCTACAACGTGACCGCACGCACTACCGGCGACAACGGCGCGTTGCTGTACGCGATGCCGTTCCTCGCGCGCAGCGCGCTCGCCGATTTCCCGTTGTCGAACGGCGCGATTCGTACGGTGCGGCTGCCGGTCGACAAGCGCGGCGGGCCGGCCGCGCCGGCCGCCAACGAGCGCGCGGTGCCGGCGGCCCCGGCATCGGGTGCGGCGGCTCCGAAGTAA